GGTAATGGGAGGACAATATGAGGCGCTCTCTGACTATGTTGCATATATATCCGATCGACCAGATGAGATATTTATAGCGTTATACAATATTATCTTGTCGGCTAACCGCTATGACTGGAATGTTGATTCTATTCTGGAGCGTTTTGCTGCCTATCTCCCTTGCCGTACTAATCTTGCAGAATATGGGATTCTTCATAACAAACAAATCATAACCAACCAATACACTCAATTCCTTGCTGAATTAGCAGCCTATTATTTAAATAACAAGCGCAAAGAAGGAATTGGATTTATCCTGCAAAGCTTGGAATCGTCCGCTAGAATCAATAACGAGAGCAATGTAATCAAATGTGTCGATCTGTTCGGGCAGCATCGGAATCAAGCAAATGAAGAAGAGAACGAACAATACAAAGTTCAGATTGGAGCATACCTATAAAGTGTCTTTTTACAAAAAAAGTAATGCTATTCCCCCTTACCCTCCACAATGCGACAAACAAACCAGGTATCCCGGTCTATAATTAGGAGCAAATCTATTTATAGTCTGGGAGAAATGGACCATGCCCAATTATTATTTTAGGGAAATGTGGACACCGCTGCGCTTGTTCGGGATCAGATTCTACCGGGATGACCAGGACCGGATGTGGATCAAGAAGGGGAAGCAGCGGCGGAAGCTGGTACGGAAAGGCGATAGTGACACGATGGAGACCTGAGGGTCTTCATCTTTTTTTTGCGGCGTCTTTTCTTTTTTTCCATGAAATGCAGGTGTATGATGGTTCAGTAGACTAGATAGAGAGAAGGAGATGCTGATATGTTGCCGAAGGAGAAAGTACATAAGCTAAGAGAATGGATGGCGGAGCGCGGGATAGCGGCCTGTGTGGTATTAAGCGGGGATGCGCACTTAAGTGAATATGAGGGGGAGCACTGGAAAAGCCGCCGCTGGATTACCGGCTTCACCGGTTCCGCCGGAACGGCTGTGATCACGTTAGCGGATGCTGGCTTGTGGACGGATGGCAGGTACTATATTCAGGCGGAGCGGGAGCTTGCGGGCTCGGGCATCCGTATGTTCCGTATGGCTGAGCCGGGCGTCCCGCAATGGGATGAATGGCTGGCAGAGGAATTACCGCAAGGCGCACGTATGGCCGTAGACGGCAGAACGTTGTCCGTAACCGCTATGAAGGGCTTGCAGGCCAAGTTCGCGGCGAAAGGGATTCAGACGATTACAGATCTCGACCCGGTGGGGACGATATGGACGGACCGGCCAGCCATTCCGGCCGAGCCGCTAATGCTGCATGATGAAGAGTATGCAGGTCTCAGCCGGGTGGACAAGCTGGAGCAGGTCCGGCAGGGGATGAAGCGTAAGGGCGCTGATTATTATGTGCTGTCCGCGCTGGATGATCTGTGCTGGCTGTTCAACATCCGGGGACGGGATATCCCGTTCAATCCGTATGTGACCGCTTTTGCCATTGTAGGGGTAGATCATGCAAGCTTGTTCGCCGGAGGACATAAGGCCACCCCGGAAGATAAGCAGACGCTGGCCCGGGATGGCGTGGAGATCAGGGAGTATGAGGACATCCTTCCGTTCCTGCAGACGCTCCCGGAAGCGGCTTCCGTGTTGTATGATCCGAACAAAACCGGATATAGTCTGGCGGCGGCCATCCCGGAATCCGCTCATCCTATAGAAGCGCCGGGTCTTGTGGTGGCCCTTAAGTCGATCAAGAACGAGGTGGAGATCCGTAATATCCGTGATGTCTATTTGAAGGACGCGGCCGCCTTGGTCGGACTGTTCAAATGGCTGCAGGAGACGGTTCCGCTCCGTCCGGTGACCGAGCTTGAAGCCGATGAGAAGGGGCTGGAGCTGCGGCGGCAGCAGCCGTTATTCGCTGAGCTAAGCTTCTCCAGTATCTCTGCCTACGGAGCGAATGCTGCGATGATGCACTACTCGCCGTCCGCCGATCATCCGGTAGAGCTGGAAGCCAGAGGCCTGTATCTGCTGGATTCGGGCTCGCACTTCCAGAACGGGACAACGGATATCACCCGCACGCTGGCGCTTGGCCCGCTGACGGATGAGGAGAAGAGAGATTTTACACTGGTGCTGAAGTCTGTGATTGCGCTGTCTACGGCCAAGTTCCTCTATGGCTCCACCGGATCTACCCTCGACATTCTCGCCCGGGGGCCGATGTGGGATCATGGCCTTGATTACAAGTGCGGAACCGGACATGGTGTGGGCTATTACTCCAATGTGCATGAAGAGCCGCAGCGGTTCAGCTTTAAGCCGAATGAGGTCCGCCTGGAGCCTGGGATGATCATCACGGTGGAGCCGGGAGTCTATAAGGAAGGCCGTCATGGTATCCGTACAGAGAACACGCTGCTGATTACGGAGGATGTGACTACGGAGTTCGGTAGATTCCTGAAGTTTGAAGACCTATGTTATTTGCCGATCGATACCCGGGCGATTGAGCCGTCTATGCTGAGCAGGGAGGAGCTGGACTGGGTGAACCACTATCATGCTGAGGTGTATGATAAGCTGGCTCCGCTGCTGGATGAGGAGCACCGGGCGTGGCTGAAGCGGGAGACGGCGGCGTTGGTGTTGTGAGGAAAATATTTTATATCTTAGGAACTATTACCTTGGTACTAATTGGAGTATAATTGTCTCTGCGAGTCTAGCAGGCTGCTCTCTTAAGCATATTAATAGAAGAGTGGACGGCCGGGGCTGCTTACTATGGTTGGGGGCGATGAGTGTGATGGCGAGAAGATGGAGAGTAGTATCGGCATGGGTGATGCTGCTGAGTATGCTGTGCGGGGGAGTGGCTAGTGCGGCAACGGTTGTAGAGCAGAAGACGTCTTATGTATTCGTGGATGTGAAGACCACATACTGGGCCAATGAAGCGATACAAAGTATGGCGAATCAAGGCATTATTACGGGGAACCCGGACGGGTCCTTTAAGCCTGAAGCGGCAATTACCAGAGAGCAGTTAGCCAAGCTGATTACATTGACCTTTGGACTTGATTTGGTCTCGGATGGAACGCAGACATTCTCGGATGTGGCTCCCTCCTCCTGGGCCTACAAATATGTGGAGACAGCCAAGGATTACCTGACCGGGTATTTTCCAGTGAAAGGCAAGCCGTTCTTCGATCCTCAGGCAAGCGCTACACGTGAAGATGTGGCTGTTGCCTTGGTACGTGCAATGGGGCTGGAGACGGATAATGTAGATGCGGACAACATTCTGCAGTACAGATTCGATGACTATGAGGATGTGACCCCTCAACTGGCGAAGGAAGTAGCGGTGGCTGTGGAGAATAAGCTGATTCAGGGCTTCCCGGACGGAACCTTCGGGCCGACTAGTCCGATTAACCGGGCTTCTGTAGCTACTTTGCTGTACCGCGTACTGAAGTCCTCCTATACTACCGCAACACAGGATGTGAAGCTGGACGTACAGGTGCCGGCACAGGTGTCGGACAGAACGGTCAAGCTTACGGGCAAAGTGAATGCGGACGCCAAGGTGTATATCAACGATGAAGAAGTAGAGAATGAGAATGGCTCTTTTGCCGAGGCGTATGATCTGGATGGGGGAGAGAAGGTCTACGAATTTGTCTTCAAGGCGGTTCTGCCGAACGGACGCTCGAATACAGTGACGAAGCAGGTGACCTATCAGACCTCCGGGCCGCAGCTTACCGTGCAGGCTCCTGAGACGTCCAATCAGCTTACGGCCAAAATCACCGGTAAAGTCAAGGACAGCGGCGATATGAATCCGGAAGTTACGGTTAATGATAAGACCGCCTATGTGGCTTACAACGGGGAATTCAGTGCGGATGTGACGCTGAAGGAAGGCGTTAACAAGATCGTGGTGACCGCAACGAATAAATATGATAAAAAAGCTGTGGTAGAGAAGCAGATTGTCGTGACCTTGGGCGGGCCTGTACTGACTCTGGATCTGATCCCGGAGAACAGCACCAGCAAGACGGTTACCCTGAGCGGAAAAGCGACCGACAAGAATGACAGCTATCCGAAGATCTATATAAATGATCAACTTGTAGGCGAATACGGCTCCTTCAACAAGACAGTAACGCTGAAAGAAGGGGCGAATACGTTTAACTTCAAGGCTACGAACAGCTTGGGCAAAAGCTCAGCGGTTATTACCAAGGTAATCACCTTTAATGTAGACGGACCTGTGCTGTCGCTCGATCAGATCCCGGAGACCAGCAGCAGCAAGACGGTAACCCTCAGTGGTAAAGCGACTGACAAGAATGACAGCTATCCGAAGATTTACATGAATGACGAACTTGTAGGGGAATATGGCTCCTTCAACAAGTCAGTAACGCTCAAAGAAGGAGTGAATACGTTCACCTTCAAGGCTGTTAACAGTCTGGGTAAAAGTTCGGCCGCTGCCACCAAAACGATTACCTTTGCTGTGGACAGTCCCGTGCTGACGCTTGATCTGATCCCCGAGACGAGCAGCGGCAAGACGGTTACCTTAAGCGGTAAGGCTAGTGACAAGAATGATAGCTATCCTAAGATCTACATGAACGACGCACTCGTAGGCGAATATGGATCCTTCAACAAGACGGTAACGCTCCAAGAAGGAACGAATACGTTTACCTTCAAAGCGACTAACAGCTTGGGCAAAAGCTCGGAGTCTGTGACCAAGACTATTACTTTTAACGTGAGTGAGCCGGTGCTGAAGCTGGATTATATTCCTGAGACGACCAAGACGAAACAGCTTACCTTGACTGGGAGTGTCACGGATGCAAACGACAGCAGTCCCAAAGTCTATCTGAATGACAAACTGATCAGCAGCTATGGCAGCTTCTATGAGTCGGTGACGCTGACAGAGGGCAGTAATACGTTCGTATTCAAGGTGACCAACAGCTTCGGTAAGATGGTTACAGTTGAGAAGACGGTGGTTTATACGCCGGAGGAGAGTAAAGAGTAAGTAGAGGAAAAATAACAATAACCCGCAGCGCCGGAGTCATCACTTCCGGTCTGCGGGTTATTTATGCTGCCGTTATGGAGCGGGCGGTTCAGCCCTGCCTCCGCTCAGGAATCACAAAGGATACTGTAGTGCCAACGTCAGGCTGGCTGCGGATCACGAGGCCTTCGCCGTAGAGCTGGGTCAGGCGCCGGTTGGTGTTCAGCAGGCCGATGCCGCGGTGGGCCTGGAAGGTGTCGTCGAGCAGGCGGGCCACCTGCTCCTCGCTCATGCCCTTGCCGTTATCCTCCACTTCGAAGGAGGTATAGCCCTTCTGGCGGTGAATGCGGACCTGGAGCTTGCCTCCGGCTTTGCGGCTCAG
The sequence above is a segment of the Paenibacillus sp. FSL R7-0204 genome. Coding sequences within it:
- a CDS encoding aminopeptidase P family protein is translated as MLPKEKVHKLREWMAERGIAACVVLSGDAHLSEYEGEHWKSRRWITGFTGSAGTAVITLADAGLWTDGRYYIQAERELAGSGIRMFRMAEPGVPQWDEWLAEELPQGARMAVDGRTLSVTAMKGLQAKFAAKGIQTITDLDPVGTIWTDRPAIPAEPLMLHDEEYAGLSRVDKLEQVRQGMKRKGADYYVLSALDDLCWLFNIRGRDIPFNPYVTAFAIVGVDHASLFAGGHKATPEDKQTLARDGVEIREYEDILPFLQTLPEAASVLYDPNKTGYSLAAAIPESAHPIEAPGLVVALKSIKNEVEIRNIRDVYLKDAAALVGLFKWLQETVPLRPVTELEADEKGLELRRQQPLFAELSFSSISAYGANAAMMHYSPSADHPVELEARGLYLLDSGSHFQNGTTDITRTLALGPLTDEEKRDFTLVLKSVIALSTAKFLYGSTGSTLDILARGPMWDHGLDYKCGTGHGVGYYSNVHEEPQRFSFKPNEVRLEPGMIITVEPGVYKEGRHGIRTENTLLITEDVTTEFGRFLKFEDLCYLPIDTRAIEPSMLSREELDWVNHYHAEVYDKLAPLLDEEHRAWLKRETAALVL
- a CDS encoding S-layer homology domain-containing protein — protein: MARRWRVVSAWVMLLSMLCGGVASAATVVEQKTSYVFVDVKTTYWANEAIQSMANQGIITGNPDGSFKPEAAITREQLAKLITLTFGLDLVSDGTQTFSDVAPSSWAYKYVETAKDYLTGYFPVKGKPFFDPQASATREDVAVALVRAMGLETDNVDADNILQYRFDDYEDVTPQLAKEVAVAVENKLIQGFPDGTFGPTSPINRASVATLLYRVLKSSYTTATQDVKLDVQVPAQVSDRTVKLTGKVNADAKVYINDEEVENENGSFAEAYDLDGGEKVYEFVFKAVLPNGRSNTVTKQVTYQTSGPQLTVQAPETSNQLTAKITGKVKDSGDMNPEVTVNDKTAYVAYNGEFSADVTLKEGVNKIVVTATNKYDKKAVVEKQIVVTLGGPVLTLDLIPENSTSKTVTLSGKATDKNDSYPKIYINDQLVGEYGSFNKTVTLKEGANTFNFKATNSLGKSSAVITKVITFNVDGPVLSLDQIPETSSSKTVTLSGKATDKNDSYPKIYMNDELVGEYGSFNKSVTLKEGVNTFTFKAVNSLGKSSAAATKTITFAVDSPVLTLDLIPETSSGKTVTLSGKASDKNDSYPKIYMNDALVGEYGSFNKTVTLQEGTNTFTFKATNSLGKSSESVTKTITFNVSEPVLKLDYIPETTKTKQLTLTGSVTDANDSSPKVYLNDKLISSYGSFYESVTLTEGSNTFVFKVTNSFGKMVTVEKTVVYTPEESKE